A region of Scleropages formosus chromosome 2, fSclFor1.1, whole genome shotgun sequence DNA encodes the following proteins:
- the myog gene encoding myogenin — protein sequence MELFETNPYFFPDQRFYEGGEVFFPSRLPGGFEQGAYPERPAGGVMSAGMGPEDEKDSPPPPGLSPHSEQCPGQCLPWACKTCKRRSVTVDRRKAATLREKRRLKKVNEAFEALKRSTLMNPNQRLPKVEILRSAIQYIERLQALVSSLNQQEREQAGLHYRTSVAHRVSSSGDQGPGSTCDSSPEWSSTSEPCATPYTTNPEDLLSVDSAEQPNLRTLTSIVDSMAVEDSSPVVYSKDISK from the exons ATGGAGCTGTTTGAGACCAACCCGTACTTCTTCCCTGACCAGCGCTTCTATGAGGGGGGCGAGGTCTTCTTCCCATCTCGGCTGCCCGGGGGTTTCGAGCAGGGAGCCTACCCTGAGCGGCCAGCGGGGGGGGTCATGTCAGCTGGCATGGGCCCGGAGGATGAGAAGGACTCGCCCCCGCCACCTGGCCTGTCCCCGCATTCCGAGCAGTGTCCGGGCCAGTGTTTGCCGTGGGCCTGCAAGACCTGCAAGCGGCGATCGGTGACAGTAGACCGGCGCAAGGCAGCCACGTTGCGTGAGAAGCGACGGCTGAAGAAGGTGAATGAGGCATTCGAAGCACTCAAGCGCAGCACGCTGATGAACCCCAACCAGCGGCTGCCCAAGGTGGAGATCCTGCGCAGCGCCATCCAGTACATTGAGCGGCTACAGGCCCTTGTAAGCTCCCTCAACCAGCAGGAGCGTGAGCAGGCTGGCCTGCACTACCGGACTTCTGTGGCCCATCGG GTGTCCTCCTCCGGTGACCAGGGGCCTGGCAGCACCTGCGACAGCAGCCCGGAGTGGAGCAGCACCTCAGAGCCATGCGCCACCCCCTACACCACCAATCCAGAGG ATCTCCTCAGCGTGGACTCGGCAGAACAGCCCAACCTGCGGACCCTAACTTCCATCGTGGACAGCATGGCGGTGGAAGACAGCAGCCCAGTCGTGTACTCCAAAGACATCTCTAAGTGA
- the LOC108938206 gene encoding uncharacterized protein LOC108938206 isoform X2, with the protein MTKVQSLNAYVTERLMLAAREILEVVSDAVLELQEEVGRARRESERLRKRLYEVSFHAQAILHGLLQYTLIYICTTRGWNSSVTVKNGVNNTSTSLVAHPLSLPEGHLKCCSGDLAQRRVLNMH; encoded by the exons ATGACAAAAGTGCAGAGTTTAAACGCCTACGTGACGGAGAGGCTCATGCTGGCCGCTCGGGAGATACTGGAGGTAGTGTCGGACGCGGTGCTGGAGCTCCAGGAAGAAGTGGGCCGCGCGCGACGCGAGAGCGAGCGGCTCCGGAAGCGGCTGTACGAGGTCAGCTTCCACGCGCAGGCTATCTTACACG GTCTCTTGCAatatacactgatttacatttgCACGACACGCGGGTGGAACAGTTCAGTAACGGTAaaaaatggggtaaataacACCTCAACT AGTCTGGTTGCCCATCCACTCTCCCTGCCAGAGGGACACCTGAAGTGCTGCAGTGGGGATCTGGCCCAAAGGAGGGTGCTGAACATGCACTAA
- the LOC108938206 gene encoding zinc finger protein with KRAB and SCAN domains 8 isoform X1, which yields MTKVQSLNAYVTERLMLAAREILEVVSDAVLELQEEVGRARRESERLRKRLYEVSFHAQAILHESGCPSTLPARGTPEVLQWGSGPKEGAEHALTGGLQESTEQLQSKVEHPELEAQRVDSSGFTRVFDRSPSGEEFLQSVLAVETSTVGAEEGEPLCSALPEQVKVEPAGAGDYSTTEEHNLNSFSMLYPQSGAQYSAQMFNCEEMHSEGKMSQVRGHASYSCPLCTKTFCRGSHLKLHMRVHTGEKPYSCAVCGKRFSQSVHLKVHLRVHTGEKPYSCTVCGKRFSQSSKVKGHLQIHARQKSECSDLQGKDNRTLFTTHGSPLLHIGEHSEET from the exons ATGACAAAAGTGCAGAGTTTAAACGCCTACGTGACGGAGAGGCTCATGCTGGCCGCTCGGGAGATACTGGAGGTAGTGTCGGACGCGGTGCTGGAGCTCCAGGAAGAAGTGGGCCGCGCGCGACGCGAGAGCGAGCGGCTCCGGAAGCGGCTGTACGAGGTCAGCTTCCACGCGCAGGCTATCTTACACG AGTCTGGTTGCCCATCCACTCTCCCTGCCAGAGGGACACCTGAAGTGCTGCAGTGGGGATCTGGCCCAAAGGAGGGTGCTGAACATGCACTAACTGGAGGGCTGCAGGAAAGTACAGAGCAGCTCCAGAGCAAAGTGGAGCACCCGGAGCTGGAAGCGCAAAGGGTCGATTCCTCTGGATTCACACGGGTGTTTGACAGAAGTCCCTCTGGTGAAGAGTTCTTGCAGTCTGTGCTTGCGGTCGAAACTTCAACCGTGGGCGCAGAGGAAGGGGAGCCTCTTTGCAGTGCTTTACCTGAGCAGGTGAAAGTAGAGCCAGCAGGTGCAGGAGATTACAGCACAACAGAAGAACACAACCTAAACTCCTTCAGTATGTTGTATCCACAAAGTGGTGCACAGTATAGTGCACAGATGTTCAACTGTGAAGAGATGCACTCTGAAGGAAAGATGAGTCAGGTCAGAGGACATGCTTCATATTCCTGTCCTCTGTGCACCAAAACCTTCTGCCGAGGATCTCACCTTAAATTACACATGCGAGTTCACACGGGTGAGAAGCCATATTCTTGTGCGGTCTGTGGGAAACGGTTCAGCCAGTCGGTACATTTAAAGGTGCATCTACGAGTTCACACAGGAGAAAAGCCATACAGCTGCACCGTGTGTGGGAAGCGTTTCAGTCAGTCGAGCAAGGTTAAAGGACATCTACAGATTCACGCTCGGCAGAAATCGGAGTGTTCGGATTTACAAGGGAAGGACAATCGTACTCTGTTCACGACACATGGAAGTCCACTGCTTCACATAGGAGAACACAGTGAAGAGACTTGA